From Thermococcus sp.:
GAAGAGGCACCGACTGAGGCTTATAGCGGAGAAGTACCGCTACGACCCCATAATGCGCGACATCAAGATGAAGGACTTCATCTACAGGAACGCCCAGAGCGTGGCCGAGAGTACCGCGATTACCAACGCGATAATAGCAGGGGTCATCGAGCCGCCGCAGTGGCTCGTCGGCGGCCAGTACGGCTCCGGCGGTGCCCTCGACTGGGCGCACTTCATAGCGTCCAACTTCGAGAAGATCGGGGATACGGTGAAGTTCAAGGGGAACGCCAAGGTGAAGATGCTCAGAACGCCCGCAACTGTCTACCTGGTTGCCCTCGACGCCAAAGCCCTGATGGACCAGGCGAGGGAGCTTCAGGACATGAACCTGCCCGAGAACACGAAAGTTTCCATAATCGTCCTCGACGGGGCGACGAAGATAGGAAAGCTCCTCGACCCGACGGGCTACTTCGGCAACATGGCGGACGCGACTTTGGGTGCAATTGTGAACCTCAGGAAGAAGATAGAGGAGCGCAACCAGGGCTGGTTCACCTGGAACGGTTACGTCCTCCACGAGACAGCTATTCCGGGAATCTACGAGGACTATGAGACCGGCAAGAAGTTCAAACGGGTCGGCGGCGGCTGGCTCAGCATGAACCTCGTGGAGGTGAAGAGCAATGGGTAAACTCGCCGCCGTCATCGTAATCCTCCTGCTCCTCGTTGGCTTCTACGTCTACTACACGAATCCCCACGTAATAGACGACCTAACCAAGCGACAGGACACCTTCAAAGGCGGCCATTTAGGTTCGGGAGACTCTGGAGGCGGAACCGGGGGGAGTAACGGGGCTGCCGGGGGGAGTGGGGGATTTAGTGGAACCGGCTGGGTCGAGAACAACACCACCGGCTCCCCGGAGGTTTACATAGGAGACAACTTCGCGGCCGTGCCGGTCAACTCGAGTTACATCCTCTTTGCAGACAGGAACAAGGATGGGAAGGTCGATGCGGTGTACATGGACACCACCGGCGACGGGAACTATGATACCGCCTACCTCGACGAGGACTACAACGGAAAGACCGACACGTGGAAGACGACATTCAACGGCGTCTCCTCCTACTCGTGGGACGTTACCGGCGATGGAATTCCCGACGTCTACGATACAAACGGTGACGGGAAGGTCGACGCCTGGGACCTGAACTCCGACGGCGTCATAGACGAGAGGGACGTTGACTACGACGGGAACCCGGATCTTCACGACTACAACTTCGACGGGGTCTTCGACGAGTTTCAGTCCAACGTGACCTTCGCCCCGCCAGAGAACGGGGGCACCTCCGGAACTGGCTTTACCTGCCCCGACAACAAGGAAGACGCCTACAGGCTCTACGTGCAGGCCTACAACAACCTTACACAGCTCATGGCGAAGAACCAGTCGAGTGAGGAAGCCAAGAGGGCCTACGAGGTCTATCTAAAAGCAAGGGAGTGCTACGGGTCCTTCTCCTCCTCAACGACATCATCCCCCGGTCAGGTAACCGGGACGCTCGGCCCGGTGCAGGGGGTAACCCTCGACACTGATGGATCCGCGGCAGTAAAGTTCTCGACAGGTGAGGTCGTGGAGAGCTTCGGCGGTAAGGACGTTGACCTCTTCGCTGAACCGTGGTGCGTTGATTACCCGGCAGTCCTCGGCCACTATGTTGACCTCGGTGAGATAAGCTTGGAGGAAGTTACCATTGGAGACATCCCCTCCACCGGCTATCCAAGCGACGAGGTTGGCGGTGAGATAAGGGCCGGCCACGTTTACGTCAACAGGAACTCGGACGGAACCTACACGATCTTCGCCCTCGTGAGCCACGAGAGGACATCTGAATGCTCCCACAGGATAACGATAGCCTACAGGAACGTGGAGGGGTGAAAACGCCGCTCACGGGCTTCCACGTCCTCGGCCCCATTCTCGGGCTTTTTCTATTTTTGTTAGTTGCGATTTTCCTTCTCTGGGCGACGTGGAAGGTGGTAAGGTGGATAACTTCAAGGGGGTGATGATATGGGACTGATCAAAAAGCTTATCGTTGGCTTCTTCCTTTTCATCGTCATAGGCGTCGTGGCGGTCTTCGGGATACAGTACTATTACCTCAGTACCTACGACAGGGTTCCCGTCGAGGTCAAAACGGAAACCGTCTCCGGTGATGTCTTCTATCTCTCGCACGTCCTTGAGCCCGGGAAGTACTACATTAAGACGAGCAGCGAGGGAACCGTTGAGAAGATAACAATCCTGGACCAGAACGGTAACGTTTTAACGGAATCAAAAACGGGCAGCATGATCTACGGTTCCAGCAGGCCATTCCAGGTCAGGATTGACTACAAGAGTCCCGTGAACGTGGACTCCTATAAAGTCAGCGTCGGAATCTACCGGCTCGTGAAGAAGTGATGCCCTTGGGCGTCACTCATCTGCTTCTTTTTGCTTTTTCCCAGTTTCTGGCCCATATATCTCTCACTATGCGCTCCATCTCCCCTCCTCTTTCTCCCTCCCGATGGCAAGCACTATAAACGTGGCGACGAGTATGGTCCCCTTGTTGAGGTTTATATAGTATGAACGCCTAGTGAAAGTTAGGAGGACGATTCTTTCGCCCTTTCTAAGTCTGGAGATGGTATGAATGGAGAGGGTTATTTATGTGGTGCCCAACGTTTCTTACAAGAAGGGCTTTTTGAGTTCGGCCGCGGTAAACCTCGTGATAACAGACGAGAGGGTCATAGCGGCCCACATCACAAAGGAAACAATCGCAAAGGGCAAGGAGAAGTCCAGAGGCCTCGGGGGATACCTCGCCGGCGTTACCTCCGGCTACAGCGAGAGGTATTATGAGATGGAGCCCGAAGAGATACTGAGGGAGTCCGGCGAAAATTTTGAGGTGCACATGGGCGAGATCAGCGAGGTCAAGCTCAAAACGGGGGACAATGAGAGCGGGAAGATGGACGAGCTGGAAATCAAAGGGAGGAAGGGCCTCAAGTTCCGAGCCAATCCCGGCACTATGGATGTGAAGAAGATCAAGGAGACATTCAAAGCGGCCGGCGTAAAGGTGAAGGGTGGCGGTTTCTTCAACATCTGAGCGGAAACGTTATATCCTACCCCTCCCTTCCCCCATCGTATCACAGTTCCACGGGTGATTCTCATGGGGAAGTACTTTGGAACCAGCGGCATCAGAGAGGTCGTTAATGAAAGACTGACGCCGGAACTGGCTTTGCGTGTCGGAAAGGCCCTCGGCACGTACCTCGGTGGCGGAACCGTCATCGTTGGGAAGGACACACGGACGAGCGGCGAGATGCTGAAGAACGCCATCATAAGCGGTCTTCTCTCGACGGGCGTTGATGTCATAGACATTGGTCTGGCTCCAACCCCCTTAACGGGCTTCGCGATAAGGCTCTACGGTGCCGATGCGGGGGTAACCATCACAGCCTCCCACAACCCGCCTGAATACAACGGGATAAAGGTTTGGCAGCCGAACGGGATGGCATACACCCTGGAGATGGAGGCTGATCTCGAGGCGATAATCGACTCCGGGAACTTTAGAAAGGCCCCCTGGAATGAGATTGGAGCCGTTAGAAAAGCCGACCCAAGGGGGGATTACATCAAAAGGGCCCTTAAGATGGTCGAGATTGAAAGCTCCTACACGGTAGTTCTCGATGCCGGCAACGGTGCAGGCTCGATTCTGAGCCCCTACCTCCAGCGCGAGCTTGGAAACACCGTCATATCGCTCAACTCCCACCCAAACGGGTTCTTTGTGAGGGAGCTTGAGCCGAACGCCAAAAGCCTCTCGGCCCTAACGAGGACCGTTAAAGCGATGAAAGCGGACGTTGGTATCGCCCACGACGGTGATGCGGACAGGATCGGTGTCGTTGATGATGAGGGCAACTTCGTGGAGTACGAGACCATGCTTTCGCTCATAGCAGGTTACACACTTCGGAAGTTTGGGAGAGGGAAGGTAATAACCACGGTAGATGCCGGCTTTGCCCTCGATGATTACCTCAGGCCGCTCGGCGGAGAGGTTATAAGAACGCGCGTTGGAGACGTTGCCGTTGCGGATGAACTGGCCAGGAACGGCGGAGTTTTCGGCGGCGAGCCTTCTGGAACGTGGATAATCCCCCAATGGAACCTTACACCGGACGGAATCTTCGCCGGTGCTCTGGTTCTCGAAATGATAGATAGGCTCGGGCCGCTCAGTGAGCTTGCCAGAGAAGTCCCACGCTACGTAACCCTTCGCGCCAAAATCCCCTGCCCCAACGAGAAGAAAGCCAAGGCTATGGGGGTAATAGCTGAGGAAGCTCTGAATGCCTTCGACTACAAGAGGCTAATAGACATCGACGGTGTCAGGATAGAAAACGACGACTGGTGGATTCTCTTCAGGCCAAGCGGAACCGAGCCGATAATGAGGATAACCCTCGAGGCGCACACGGAGGAGAAGGCGAGGAAGCTGATGGAGAATGCTGAGAGGCTGGTAAGGGGGGCGATAGAGAGGGCTTAGTCATCAAGGGCTTCTCTTACCCTCTCAACGCTCTCCTCCACGTCATCTTTGTCAAATTCCAGATAAAGGGCCTCTGGAAACCTCGTCATGAGTATCTCGAAGAGTATCCCAGGCATCTTCACTAACCTGAACCCCTGTTCTTCAACGAGTTCCTTCGAGCGCTTGATCCTCTCCCCCCTGCTCATGTAGAAAAACTCCTGCATTGCCCGGTATGGGTAACCTCCGGGGTCGCTTGAGCTCGTGTGGAAGACGCCGCAGGTTGGGGAGTCTTTGACGCCGAGGAAGACAACTTTCTCCGGCTTCTCCTCTGTGAGGACTCTTCCAATGAAGTCCGCTATCACCTTCGCCCTCTCGTGCATGCCGAGCCTCTCGTAGACTTCCCTGCTCGCTGGTGCCCTAGGCCAGCCGATTAGAGCGTATTCTGGGCATGGATATGCTAGAACCTGCCAGTCATCGCCGAGCTTCCCAATTACCTTGCGGAGCCTCTTTGCAGTTTCGTACTCCTTCCCCTTCGGCCCGCGGTAGACGTAGAACGGGCTGAGCAGACAGGGAGCGATGACGAGGAGGTTCATCCAACCACCTCGGTGATTATCCCTTCTACCTTCTTCTTCAGTTCCTCAAGGGTCCCCTCGTTCATTATCACGTAATCTGCCATGCCCTTAAGCTCACTTGTGCGGTATAACCTTTCCTCGGCGTCGTCCATCGTCTTGAAGTCATTAAAGCTCTTAATTGTTCTGTCCTTGCTCGCCTTTCTCTTCACAAGCCTCCTGAACCTCGTCTCCGGGCTTGCCTCTACGTAGATGACCCTGCCGCCGAGCCTCTTCACGGTGTTGATTTCGCCCTCGGAGCGGACGCCGTCTATTACGATGTTTCTACAGTCCCTTTTCTTGTCCACAGCCAGCCTGATGAGTACATCCTCTCCATACCGATCCTTCAGGTACTTCCCAAACTCTATAAGCCTGTCGCGCGTTGGCTCGACCTTCTCCGGAAGCTCAGGAATCCAAGAATAACTGGAAACGTTGTGGGTAAGCAGGTCTATCAGCGGATCGCTACATGAAACCCTGCAAAAGCCTTTCTCCTCAAAGAACCTTGCAATAGTGGTTTTTCCAGCGGCTATTTTTCCGACCACTCCGATTATCATCTTCTCCACATCCTCCATATCAGGTTCGCCCCATCTGTTGACTCCATCAGACCCGCGTAGGTTAGGTTTGCCACGAACTCCACTAAGGCTTTTCTGTCGTAAACCACGGGCCTTTCAAAACCGAATAGGTACTTCAGCTCGAAGAAGCTGATGTGCAGGAAGCGGAAGGGGTTCATAAGGGCAATCTCGTCTCTCCGTTTCAGACCGAAAGGAAAGTCCGCGAGGACAAGCTTTGCACCACTCTCCTTGGCGAGCCTTACGAGCTTCTCCTCATTTGGGAAGAAAATCTCCCTGGAGATCCCCTCCACGGGCTCGTACTCCCGCTTGGGAAAGGTATACTTTATCCCAACGGCATTGTATGGCAGTCCCAACCTTTCAGCGAAGCCGAGCAGGGCTTTGGCGTTGAAACCCATGAAGACGAGCGTTTTGACATCCCCCCTTATCCCGGGCCACTTCCGGGGAGGAAATTTCTTTTCGGCCTCAATTATTGGGAATAGGAACTCAAGTTCCGTGTCCTTGACGAGCTTCTCAGCTTCCTCCAACTTCCTCCTCTTTATTTCAAGGTCAAGGTTGGAGTAAACGGTGAGCTGCTCAACTCCCAGTCTCTCACGGAGCTTCCCAATGACGAAGCTGTTGCCTATGACGACGCTCTTGTCGGTCCTATCATGGGCTATGATGAATAACTTGCCCCCCTCCGGGTCGTAGCGAACCTCGTCTATCCTGAACGGGCTGTCCGGAAAGCTGTTCTCACCTCTTACCCTCCTGACCAGCTTGGAAATCTCCTCAACGGTGAACATGGCAACCACAATTCGCGGGTGGGCTTTTAAGACTCTTGCCCCTATTTTGTTCCATAAAACGAACAAAATTTTTTAAATATTGGAACGAATCCCCGCCGGTGGTGCCGATGGGAAGAATGAATTCACGCGAGATAGCGGTCATTGGAATCATGCTCGGCCTCTCTTTGATGTTTGAGGTTCTACCGCTGGACATGCCAACCGTCTGGGGTATGAAAATCGACCTCGTTGCCGTGCCGATAATCATGGCCTACCTCCTGACGGGCTTCGAGGGTGGTCTAACCGCGGTGCTACTCCTCTTCGTGGGCTTGAGCATAATCTCCTCTGCCAGCTGGCTTGGTGCCATGATGAAAGCCACTGCAACGTTTGCCGTTCTCCTTGGCCTTGAAATCTCAAGGAGACTCACCAACTTCAGCTTCGAGAGGGCCGACAGGAGTGCCCTGATCAAGTTCTCCCTCCTCGCGTACTTCATAGGGATCGCCATCAGGATTCCGCTCATGGTGGCCCTCAACTACTACGTCGCTTTGGAGATATGGCTTGGACTGCCAAGGGAGCAGGTTGTCCAGGCGGTTGAGCACTGGACGGGGGTTCCCTTCTGGGTAGCGATAGGCCTGCCGAACGCTATTCAGAGCGTTATAGATGTCTTCGTGGGGCTGCTCGCCACGATTCCGGTACTGAAGCGCGTTCCATATCTCCTTGGATGAGGTTCTTGTTCTCCTTCTCATTCACCCCTTTTTCTCTTCAGAAAAAAAGAAAAGCCATCAAAGGTTGCCCAGTATTTCATCCCCCTCAATAGTCCTCTCACAGTAGCGGCAGCGAAGTTTGAGTGGTTCTCTACTCTCAATCCTAAACTTCGGGGCAACATATTCATGGTTGCTGATGCAGTTCGGATTTGGGCACCTTAGGATTCCGACTATCTCGTCTGGAATCTCCACGTTGAACTTTCCTGATATCTTATAGTCCTTCACGATGTTCACGGTTGCCATCGGTGCTATCAGTGCTATCTTGTTGACCTCCTCCTCGTTCAAATAGCGCCCCTCTATCTTCACGATATCCTTCCTTCCGAGTTTTTTGCTGGGAACGTTTGAGGCTATGAGAAGGGTTCCATCGTTGGGCTTGGTCAGACCAAGTATTTCAACAACTTTCAGCCACCTTCCTGCCGGGATGTGGTCTATGACCGTCCCCTCGGGGATTACTTCTATCTTAAGCTCGGGCATTTAGAGCACCCCCATAACAGCCCTTTGCTCCGCAAAGCGCTGGCGGAAAATTGTTGGGATCTTATAAGCACTTCCAGTCCCCGTTGCATCCCACGCAGGATTTTGATGGGGATACACGTAGAAACCAGCACTCATTTAGAGCACCCCCAGGGTTAGCCCGATAAGGGCCATTCTTACTGGAACGCCTGAGAAAACCTGCCTGAAGTAGAGGGCGTGCTCGCTCTTATCCACCTCCGGGTGGATCTCGTCAACCCTCGGGAGTGGGTGCATTATCTTGAGGCTTTCCTTGGCGTTCGTTAGCAGGGAGCAGTTCACTTGATAGCTGCCCTTGACCTTGAGGTATTCCTCCTCGTCCGGGAAGCGCTCCCTCTGAATCCTCGTCACGTAGAGGACGTCGAGTTCCGGAATCGTGCCCTCTAGGTCGGTCGTCTCGTGAACCTTAACACCCCTTTCGCGTAGCTCTTCAACGATGTGCTTTGGCATCCCTAGAAGCTCAGGTGAGATGAGGTAGAGCTCGACGTTGTAGAAAGCTAACGCTTCTGCTAGGCTGTGAACGGCTCTTCCATACTTCAAATCACCGAGCAAGCCTATAGTAAGGCCGTCTATTCTTCCAAAGGCGTGCTTTATGGTGTAGAGGTCGAGGAGTGTTTGAGTGGGATGCTGATTGCTTCCGTCGCCGGCGTTGATGACGGGTATCCCTGTCACCTCTGCTGCGAGCCTTGCTGCCCCCTCCCTCGGGTGTCTGATGACTATGGCATCACTGTACTGTTCGACCGTCCTTACTGTGTCGGCCAAACTTTCGCCCTTCTTGACACTCGTGCTCGCCGCCGAGGAGAATCCAATGACTGAGCCTCCTAAACGATGCATCGCGCTCTCGAAGCTCAGACGCGTCCTCGTCGACGGCTCGAAGAAGAGCGTCGCGAGGATTTTTCCTCGGGCGTAGTCCAGCGAGCCTTTCTCCTTCAGCTCATCCTCAAGCTTTTTGGCAGTCTTCAAAACAATCTCTATGTCCTCTTTCGAGAAGTCCCTAACGCTTACCACATCGCGTCCTTTCCAATCCATAAGTGCCCTTCTAGTGTGAATTCCGATGGGTTTTTAAGGATTTTTTGACATGGATCTGTTGACTGGTGTCCGGTAACTCTTTAAACCCGAGTTCGAAACTTTAATAACCGAGTTTTAGGGTGGGAACATGAGAACGCCGAGTGTTTTTATTGCTGAGGAGATAATGCCTTATCTTCGCGCTAGGGTCGCAGAGAGGCTTTATCATGAGGGCTTCAAGCAGGTGAGAATAGCGGATTATCTCGGCATAACCCAGGCGATGGTCAGTAAATACCTCGCGGGCCGCTATAGGAAACCGTTGCGCGAGATTGCCGAGAGGCTCGATTCGATAGCAGATGAAGTGGTTAGGCTTATCCTTTTTGGTGGTGGCAGGGATGAGGCTATTGTCCTTGTGACAAGGCGGCTATTCGACCTCTTTGAGAGTGGTTTCTTATGTAGGTTTTACTCGGAATACTCTGGCCTCGATGAGGAAACCTGCAGGTCTCTCTTTGTGAGGGGAGGGGGGCGGGCTGAAATCCTCGAGGAGATGAACAGGGCTATCTCGCACCTCTCTCATCTCAGGGGCTTTCCCAGCCTAATCCCCGAAGTTCGGAGCAACCTCGCCTGTGCTCTGCCCTCTCCCTCTGTAAAGGAGGATGTTGCCGCCGTTCCCGGTAGGATAACCTCAGCGAAGGGGAGGATTTTTGCCCTCCCTCCTGAGTTCGGGGCGAGCAGTTTTACCGCTGGAATTCTCCTGAGGTTATCTGAGTGGAACCCTAGAATTCGGAGCGTCATGAACATTCGTTACGGTCCCGATGTGGAGGATGCTTTAAAGCGCGCCGGCTTCTCCTTTGCGAGGGTTAAAACCGGGGGATTGTCTGAGGAGGAGGCTATACCAAAGATAGTACGCCCGTTTGAAGACGGCACCTACGACGCGGTAATCGATGAGGGCGGCCATGGTGTAGAGCCGCTGGTGTACATCTTCGGGAGAGACCCGCTGGAGGTTGTTGAGAAGATTGAGCGTCTCATAAGCGCTTTGGGGGTGTTGGAATGAGGGTTTTCAAGGAGGAATTGAAGTTCTCGACCGACGGCGAGATCGACCTTGTTGACATAACCGCTGAGGTTGAGCGGGTCGTTGAAGAGAGTGGAATTCAAAACGGTCAGGTTTTGGTTTTCGTGCCCGGTGCTACCGGAGCGATAGTCACGATAGAGCATGAGGTTGGCCTCTTGGAGGACTTTAAACAGGCCTTGAAGAGGCTTGTCCCGAAAGGTGCCGGCTACCTCCACGACAGAATCGACGACAATGCCCACAGCCATCTCCGTGCCACGCTCCTCAGT
This genomic window contains:
- a CDS encoding calcium-binding protein, with amino-acid sequence MGKLAAVIVILLLLVGFYVYYTNPHVIDDLTKRQDTFKGGHLGSGDSGGGTGGSNGAAGGSGGFSGTGWVENNTTGSPEVYIGDNFAAVPVNSSYILFADRNKDGKVDAVYMDTTGDGNYDTAYLDEDYNGKTDTWKTTFNGVSSYSWDVTGDGIPDVYDTNGDGKVDAWDLNSDGVIDERDVDYDGNPDLHDYNFDGVFDEFQSNVTFAPPENGGTSGTGFTCPDNKEDAYRLYVQAYNNLTQLMAKNQSSEEAKRAYEVYLKARECYGSFSSSTTSSPGQVTGTLGPVQGVTLDTDGSAAVKFSTGEVVESFGGKDVDLFAEPWCVDYPAVLGHYVDLGEISLEEVTIGDIPSTGYPSDEVGGEIRAGHVYVNRNSDGTYTIFALVSHERTSECSHRITIAYRNVEG
- the glmM gene encoding phosphoglucosamine mutase is translated as MGKYFGTSGIREVVNERLTPELALRVGKALGTYLGGGTVIVGKDTRTSGEMLKNAIISGLLSTGVDVIDIGLAPTPLTGFAIRLYGADAGVTITASHNPPEYNGIKVWQPNGMAYTLEMEADLEAIIDSGNFRKAPWNEIGAVRKADPRGDYIKRALKMVEIESSYTVVLDAGNGAGSILSPYLQRELGNTVISLNSHPNGFFVRELEPNAKSLSALTRTVKAMKADVGIAHDGDADRIGVVDDEGNFVEYETMLSLIAGYTLRKFGRGKVITTVDAGFALDDYLRPLGGEVIRTRVGDVAVADELARNGGVFGGEPSGTWIIPQWNLTPDGIFAGALVLEMIDRLGPLSELAREVPRYVTLRAKIPCPNEKKAKAMGVIAEEALNAFDYKRLIDIDGVRIENDDWWILFRPSGTEPIMRITLEAHTEEKARKLMENAERLVRGAIERA
- a CDS encoding AAA family ATPase; amino-acid sequence: MIIGVVGKIAAGKTTIARFFEEKGFCRVSCSDPLIDLLTHNVSSYSWIPELPEKVEPTRDRLIEFGKYLKDRYGEDVLIRLAVDKKRDCRNIVIDGVRSEGEINTVKRLGGRVIYVEASPETRFRRLVKRKASKDRTIKSFNDFKTMDDAEERLYRTSELKGMADYVIMNEGTLEELKKKVEGIITEVVG
- the pyrI gene encoding aspartate carbamoyltransferase regulatory subunit, giving the protein MPELKIEVIPEGTVIDHIPAGRWLKVVEILGLTKPNDGTLLIASNVPSKKLGRKDIVKIEGRYLNEEEVNKIALIAPMATVNIVKDYKISGKFNVEIPDEIVGILRCPNPNCISNHEYVAPKFRIESREPLKLRCRYCERTIEGDEILGNL
- the pyrB gene encoding aspartate carbamoyltransferase, which encodes MDWKGRDVVSVRDFSKEDIEIVLKTAKKLEDELKEKGSLDYARGKILATLFFEPSTRTRLSFESAMHRLGGSVIGFSSAASTSVKKGESLADTVRTVEQYSDAIVIRHPREGAARLAAEVTGIPVINAGDGSNQHPTQTLLDLYTIKHAFGRIDGLTIGLLGDLKYGRAVHSLAEALAFYNVELYLISPELLGMPKHIVEELRERGVKVHETTDLEGTIPELDVLYVTRIQRERFPDEEEYLKVKGSYQVNCSLLTNAKESLKIMHPLPRVDEIHPEVDKSEHALYFRQVFSGVPVRMALIGLTLGVL
- a CDS encoding thiamine-phosphate synthase family protein, with amino-acid sequence MRTPSVFIAEEIMPYLRARVAERLYHEGFKQVRIADYLGITQAMVSKYLAGRYRKPLREIAERLDSIADEVVRLILFGGGRDEAIVLVTRRLFDLFESGFLCRFYSEYSGLDEETCRSLFVRGGGRAEILEEMNRAISHLSHLRGFPSLIPEVRSNLACALPSPSVKEDVAAVPGRITSAKGRIFALPPEFGASSFTAGILLRLSEWNPRIRSVMNIRYGPDVEDALKRAGFSFARVKTGGLSEEEAIPKIVRPFEDGTYDAVIDEGGHGVEPLVYIFGRDPLEVVEKIERLISALGVLE
- a CDS encoding secondary thiamine-phosphate synthase enzyme YjbQ is translated as MRVFKEELKFSTDGEIDLVDITAEVERVVEESGIQNGQVLVFVPGATGAIVTIEHEVGLLEDFKQALKRLVPKGAGYLHDRIDDNAHSHLRATLLSASECFPIVDGRLVRGTWQQIFFVELDVRPRHRRVVVQVMGE